The Pan troglodytes isolate AG18354 chromosome 1, NHGRI_mPanTro3-v2.0_pri, whole genome shotgun sequence genome includes a region encoding these proteins:
- the LOC129135421 gene encoding PRAME family member 8-like, whose translation MSIRAPPRLLELARQRLLRDQALAISTVEELPRELFPTLFMEAFSRRRCETLKTMVQAWPFTCLPLGSLMKSPHLESLKSVLEGVDVLLTQEVRPRQSKLQVLDLRNVDENFCDILSGAAASFPEAPSQKQTADNCPGTGGQQPFMVFIDLCLKNRTLDECLTHLLEWGKQRKGLLHVCCKELQVFGMPIHSIIEVLNMVELDCIQEVEVCCPWELSILVKFAPYLGQMRNLRKLVLFNIHASARIPPDNKGQFIARFTSQFHKLDYFQNLFMHSVSFLEGHLDQLLRCLQAPLEMVVMTDCLLSQSDLKHLSWCPSIRQLKELDLRGVTLTHFSPEPLAGLLEQVVATLQTLDLEDCGIMDSQLSAILPVLSRCSQLSTFSFCGNLISMAALENLLRHTVGLSRLSLELYPAPLESYDTQGALCWGRFAELGAELMKTLRDLRQPKIIVFCTVPCPRCGIRASYDLEPSHCLC comes from the exons ATGAGCATCAGGGCCCCACCCAGACTCCTGGAGCTGGCAAGGCAGAGGCTGCTGAGGGACCAGGCCTTGGCCATCTCCACCGTGGAGGAGCTGCCCAGGGAGCTCTTCCCCACACTGTTCATGGAAGCCTTCAGCAGGAGACGCTGTGAAACCCTGAAAACGATGGTGCAGGCCTGGCCTTTCACCTGCCTCCCTCTAGGGTCCCTGATGAAGTCGCCTCATCTGGAGTCGTTAAAATCTGTGCTGGAAGGGGTTGATGTGCTGCTGACCCAAGAGGTTCGCCCCAG GCAGTCAAAACTTCAAGTGCTGGACTTGAGGAATGTGGATGAGAACTTCTGCGACATATTGTCTGGAGCTGCTGCATCCTTCCCGGAGGCTCCGAGTCAGAAGCAAACAGCAGATAACTGTCCAGGGACAGGCGGGCAGCAGCCATTCATGGTGTTCATAGACCTTTGTCTCAAGAACAGGACACTGGATGAATGCCTCACCCACCTCTTAGAGTGGGGCAAGCAGAGAAAAGGCTTACTGCATGTGTGTTGCAAGGAGCTGCAGGTTTTTGGAATGCCCATCCACAGTATCATAGAGGTCCTGAACATGGTGGAGCTTGACTgtatccaggaggtggaagtgtgCTGCCCCTGGGAGCTGTCCATTCTTGTCAAGTTTGCCCCTTACCTGGGCCAGATGAGGAATCTCCGCAAACTTGTTCTCTTCAACATCCATGCATCTGCCCGCATTCCCCCAGACAACAAGGGGCAGTTCATTGCCCGATTCACCTCTCAGTTCCACAAGCTGGACTATTTCCAGAATCTGTTTATGCACTCTGTCTCTTTCCTCGAAGGCCACCTGGACCAGCTGCTCAG GTGTCTCCAGGCCCCCTTGGAGATGGTCGTTATGACCGACTGCCTGCTGTCACAGTCGGACTTGAAGCATCTCTCTTGGTGCCCGAGCATCCGTCAATTAAAGGAGCTGGACCTGAGGGGCGTCACACTGACCCATTTCAGCCCTGAGCCCCTCGCAGGTCTGCTGGAGCAAGTTGTGGCCACCCTGCAGACCCTGGACTTAGAGGACTGTGGTATCATGGATTCCCAACTCAGCGCCATCCTGCCTGTCCTGAGCCGCTGCTCCCAGCTCAGCACCTTCAGCTTCTGTGGGAACCTCATCTCCATGGCTGCCCTTGAGAACCTGCTGCGCCACACCGTCGGGCTGAGCAGGCTAAGCCTGGAGCTGTATCCTGCCCCTCTGGAGAGTTATGACACCCAGGGTGCTCTCTGCTGGGGGAGATTTGCTGAACTTGGGGCTGAGCTGATGAAGACACTGAGGGACTTAAGGCAGCCCAAGATCATTGTGTTCTGCACCGTCCCCTGCCCTCGCTGTGGCATCAGGGCCTCCTATGACCTGGAGCCCAGTCACTGCCTCTGCTGA
- the LOC129143171 gene encoding PRAME family member 14-like — MKGGIAHQTCAFHSRISVLTSLVITNDPASNSLSVKGCFEPQERCLQNPLENLELTCGYLLEEDMKCLSQYPSLGYLKHLNLSYVLLFRISLEPLGALLEKIAATLKTLILEGCQIHYSQLSAILPGLSHCSQLTTFYFGRNCMSMGALKDLLCHTSGLSKLSLETYPAPGESLNSLVRVDWEIFTPLRAELVCTLREVRQPKRIFTGPTPCPSCGSSPSEELELHLCC; from the exons ATGAAAGGAGGGATAGCGCATCAAACCTGTGCATTTCACAGTAGAATCTCTGTCCTCACCAGCTTAGTGATCACAAATGATCCTGCCTCTAATTCCCTGTCTGTAAAAGGTTGTTTTGAACCCCAGGAAAG GTGCCTCCAGAACCCCTTGGAGAACTTGGAGTTAACTTGTGGCTACCTATTGGAAGAGGACATGAAGTGTCTCTCCCAGTACCCAAGCCTCGGTTACCTAAAGCATCTGAATCTCAGCTACGTGCTGCTGTTCCGCATCAGTCTTGAACCCCTCGGAGCTCTGCTAGAGAAAATTGCTGCCACTCTCAAGACCCTCATCTTGGAGGGCTGTCAGATCCACTACTCCCAACTCAGTGCCATCCTGcctggcctgagccactgctcccagctcacCACCTTCTACTTTGGCAGAAATTGTATGTCTATGGGCGCCCTGAAGGACCTGCTGTGCCACACCAGTGGGCTGAGCAAGTTAAGCCTGGAGACATATCCTGCCCCTGGGGAGAGTTTGAATTCCTTGGTTCGTGTCGATTGGGAGATCTTCACCCCACTTCGGGCTGAGCTGGTGTGTACACTGAGGGAAGTCAGGCAGCCCAAGAGGATCTTCACTGGTCCCACCCCCTGCCCTTCCTGTGGCTCATCACCGTCTGAGGAACTGGAGCTCCATCTTTGCTGCTAG
- the LOC129143170 gene encoding PRAME family member 15, which yields MKMSIQTPPRLLELAGRSLLRDQALAMSTLEELPMELFPPLFMEAFSRRRCEALKLMVQAWPFRRLPLRPLIKMPCLEAFQAVLDGLDALLIQGVRPRRCKLQVLDLQDVCENFWMVWSEAMAHGCFLNAKRSKKPVQDCPRMRGRQPLTVFIELWLKNRTLDEYLTYLLLWVKQRKDLLHLCCKKLKILGMPFRNIRSILKMVNLDCIQEVEVNCKWVLPILTQFTPYLGHMRNLQKLVLSHMDVSRYVSPEQKKEIVTQFTTQFLKLRCLQKLYMNSVSFLEGHLDQLLSCLKTSLKVLTITNCVLLESDLKHLSQCPSISQLKTLDLSGIRLTNYSLVPLQILLEKVAATLEYLDLDDCGIIDSQVNAILPALSRCFELNTFSFCGNPISMATLENLLSHTIILKNLCVELYPAPRESYGADGTLCWSRFAQIRAELMKRVRDLRHPKRILLCTDYCPDCGNRSFYDLEADQCCC from the exons ATGAAGATGAGCATCCAGACTCCACCCAGACTCCTGGAGCTTGCGGGGCGGAGCCTGCTGAGGGACCAAGCCTTAGCCATGTCCACCCTGGAGGAGCTGCCCATGGAACTTTTCCCCCCACTGTTCATGGAGGCCTTCAGCAGGAGACGCTGTGAGGCCCTGAAGctgatggtgcaggcctggcccTTCCGCCGCCTCCCTCTGAGGCCTCTGATAAAGATGCCTTGTCTGGAGGCCTTCCAAGCTGTGCTCGATGGGCTTGATGCACTGCTTATCCAAGGGGTTCGTCCCAG GAGGTGCAAACTccaagtgctggatttacaggatGTCTGTGAGAACTTCTGGATGGTTTGGTCTGAAGCTATGGCCCATGGGTGCTTCCTCAATGCCAAGAGGAGCAAAAAACCAGTGCAGGACTGTCCAAGGATGAGAGGACGGCAGCCCTTGACTGTGTTCATAGAACTTTGGCTCAAGAACAGGACTCTGGATGAATACCTCACCTACCTCCTTCTATGGGtcaagcagaggaaagatttACTACACCTGTGCTGTAAGAAGCTGAAAATTTTGGGAATGCCCTTCCGCAATATCAGAAGCATCCTGAAAATGGTGAACCTAGACTgtatccaggaggtggaagtgaaTTGCAAGTGGGTACTGCCCATCCTGACACAGTTTACCCCATACCTGGGCCACATGAGGAATCTTCAGAAGCTCGTTCTCTCCCACATGGATGTCTCTCGCTACGTTTCCCCAGAGCAGAAGAAGGAGATTGTTACCCAGTTCACCACTCAGTTCCTCAAGCTGCGCTGCCTCCAAAAGCTTTATATGAACTCTGTTTCTTTCCTCGAAGGCCACCTGGACCAGCTGCTCAG CTGTCTGAAGACCTCGTTAAAGGTCCTCACAATAACTAACTGTGTGCTTTTGGAATCAGACTTGAAGCATCTATCCCAGTGCCCGAGTATCAGTCAACTAAAGACCCTGGACCTGAGTGGCATCAGACTGACCAATTACAGTCTTGTGCCTCTCCAAATTCTCCTAGAAAAAGTTGCAGCCACCCTTGAGTACCTGGATTTAGATGACTGTGGCATCATAGACTCCCAAGTCAACGCCATCCTGCCTGCCCTGAGCCGCTGCTTTGAGCTCAACACCTTCAGCTTCTGTGGAAATCCCATCTCCATGGCCACCCTGGAGAACCTGCTGAGCCACACAATCATACTCAAAAACTTATGCGTGGAGCTGTATCCTGCCCCGCGGGAGAGTTATGGTGCTGATGGTACTCTCTGCTGGAGCAGATTTGCTCAAATTAGGGCTGAGCTGATGAAGAGAGTGAGGGACTTAAGGCACCCCAAGAGGATCTTGCTCTGTACTGACTACTGCCCTGACTGTGGCAACAGGTCATTTTATGATCTGGAGGCAGATCAATGCTGCTGTTGA